The following are encoded in a window of Natranaeroarchaeum aerophilus genomic DNA:
- a CDS encoding TraB/GumN family protein has translation MTDAAEAEDVDAVPSGEGNVTVVGTAHVSAESAERVEARIREERPDVVAVELDEGRYRQMQGETPDDIEAKDLLSGNTVFQFLAYWMLSYVQTRMGDRFDIEPGADMRAGINTAEELGMGVALVDRDIQVTMQRFWTRLSIGEKAKLVGGLALGITDPRTLGVVGGGVLGMVFGAIAGVVIAPALGYGDLLTLGVTSAGLLQLVGAVGFGTIAGLLIGFLFVPTIRPPPGLPLDGFTTRLLVGAVAGIAGAVALVTSGVAPFGFFGPATFEGYGVTALRLGTGVAAGGAIGLLVGTLIGLALDASMEDVESIDEEFDIEELTDGDVVSAMMEEFRRFSPRGAEALIDERDAFIAHKLNALRANGYNVVAVVGAGHQAGIERYLDEPSTLPDLQSISTTAKKRRFSIGKAVGYLFTIGFAAFFVLLLLAGVEDGFLLRLFAAWFLINGVFAFGLARLGGAHWSSAGVGGAVAWLTSINPMLAPGWFTGYMELRKRPVNVSDIQTLNEILDDTESPISELIDRMFEVPLFRLITVVALTNIGSIIASFLFITVVVPYMAPEIGGLSGVGNELINGARNGAEIVRGLLP, from the coding sequence ATGACCGACGCAGCGGAAGCCGAGGACGTGGACGCCGTCCCCTCGGGGGAGGGGAACGTGACCGTTGTCGGGACGGCCCACGTCTCCGCCGAGAGCGCGGAGCGGGTTGAAGCGCGGATCCGCGAGGAGCGCCCGGACGTCGTCGCGGTCGAGCTCGACGAGGGACGATATCGCCAGATGCAAGGCGAGACGCCCGACGACATCGAGGCCAAGGACCTGCTTAGCGGCAACACCGTCTTTCAGTTCCTGGCCTACTGGATGCTCTCCTACGTCCAGACGCGCATGGGCGACCGGTTCGACATCGAACCCGGTGCCGACATGCGGGCCGGGATCAACACGGCCGAAGAGCTCGGGATGGGCGTTGCGCTCGTCGACCGCGATATTCAGGTAACGATGCAACGCTTCTGGACCAGACTGTCGATAGGGGAGAAGGCCAAACTCGTCGGCGGACTCGCCCTCGGAATCACCGACCCTCGAACCCTCGGTGTGGTCGGCGGCGGCGTGCTCGGGATGGTCTTCGGCGCGATCGCCGGGGTCGTTATCGCCCCCGCGCTCGGCTACGGCGACCTGCTCACGCTGGGCGTCACGAGCGCCGGCTTGCTCCAGCTTGTCGGCGCAGTCGGATTCGGCACAATCGCCGGACTCCTCATCGGTTTCCTCTTCGTGCCGACGATTCGTCCACCGCCCGGACTCCCGCTTGATGGCTTTACGACACGACTGCTGGTCGGTGCAGTAGCCGGCATTGCCGGTGCCGTCGCGCTCGTGACGAGCGGGGTCGCTCCGTTTGGCTTCTTCGGCCCGGCGACGTTCGAGGGCTACGGCGTCACGGCACTGCGGCTCGGCACCGGCGTCGCGGCTGGCGGGGCGATTGGCCTCCTCGTCGGGACGCTGATCGGCCTTGCACTGGACGCCTCGATGGAAGACGTCGAAAGCATCGACGAGGAGTTCGATATCGAAGAGCTCACCGACGGCGACGTCGTCTCGGCAATGATGGAGGAGTTCCGCCGCTTTAGCCCTCGGGGCGCGGAAGCGCTGATCGACGAACGGGACGCCTTCATCGCACACAAGCTCAACGCCCTGCGCGCGAACGGCTACAACGTGGTTGCGGTCGTGGGCGCGGGCCATCAGGCCGGGATCGAACGCTACCTCGACGAGCCGTCGACGCTGCCGGATCTGCAATCGATCTCGACGACCGCAAAGAAGCGCCGGTTCTCGATCGGCAAGGCAGTCGGCTACCTCTTTACGATCGGGTTCGCTGCCTTCTTCGTCCTCCTCCTGCTCGCGGGCGTCGAGGACGGATTCTTGCTGCGGCTGTTCGCCGCGTGGTTCCTGATCAACGGCGTCTTCGCGTTCGGCCTTGCCCGTCTCGGCGGCGCACACTGGTCGAGCGCGGGCGTCGGCGGCGCGGTCGCCTGGCTAACTAGCATCAACCCGATGCTCGCGCCCGGCTGGTTCACCGGCTACATGGAACTTCGCAAACGACCGGTCAACGTCAGCGATATCCAGACCCTGAATGAGATCCTCGACGACACTGAGAGTCCGATCTCCGAGCTGATCGACCGGATGTTCGAGGTGCCACTCTTCCGGCTGATCACGGTGGTCGCGCTGACGAACATCGGCTCGATTATCGCTAGCTTCCTCTTCATTACGGTCGTCGTACCCTACATGGCCCCCGAGATCGGCGGCCTCAGCGGCGTCGGCAACGAACTGATCAACGGCGCGCGCAACGGCGCGGAGATCGTCCGCGGCCTGCTCCCCTGA
- a CDS encoding cytochrome ubiquinol oxidase subunit I, with amino-acid sequence MLGTALAPVLGLLEPTFLSRSQFAWTITIHIIFASLSVGLAPFIVYFTWKDVRTGSQRYARLREFWVTVFAIGFVMGTATGIPMSFQFGTNFPIFSEVTGELIGGPLAFEAKMAFFLEAVFLGILLFGRERVSDRTYVLSSVLVAVGAWLSAFWIIVVNAWMQTPQGYELVDDGSGLEVATMTDPVAAMLTPRLPWMYAHMQLSAVIAVALLIAGVAAYFIWHNRDSTVWRTALMIAIVVLIVTAPLQALQGDAYARHVEDTQPAKFAAMEAHYETQTGADLHIIAFPNSLDGLTDPRAENLWTISIPELASVLTGGDAETEVTGLNEFEDTPPVAVVFWSFRVMVGLGVWFITLSLWAGYRAYRGQLTESNRLLAAFMLSTPLGFIAMISGWYTTEVGRQPWIVQDVLTVDDGVSETLSTSEALLSFVAFFVVFTALFLIFVYVFWRIMGRERERIESVSETDSRDAGTATDADTARRDDEAAPEGTHE; translated from the coding sequence ATGCTCGGGACCGCACTCGCCCCGGTGCTGGGGCTACTCGAGCCGACGTTTCTGAGTCGGTCACAGTTCGCGTGGACGATCACGATTCATATCATTTTCGCGTCGTTATCTGTTGGGCTCGCACCGTTTATCGTCTACTTTACGTGGAAAGACGTCAGAACGGGGAGCCAGCGGTACGCCCGGCTCCGCGAGTTCTGGGTGACGGTCTTTGCGATCGGCTTCGTGATGGGCACGGCGACAGGGATCCCGATGAGTTTCCAGTTCGGCACGAACTTCCCGATCTTCTCGGAGGTGACTGGCGAACTGATCGGCGGTCCGCTTGCCTTCGAAGCGAAGATGGCCTTCTTCCTCGAAGCAGTCTTCCTCGGTATTCTGCTCTTTGGCCGCGAGCGGGTCAGTGATCGGACCTACGTGCTTTCGTCAGTGCTGGTTGCAGTCGGCGCGTGGCTGTCGGCGTTCTGGATTATCGTCGTCAACGCGTGGATGCAGACCCCACAGGGCTACGAACTCGTCGACGACGGGAGCGGACTGGAGGTCGCCACGATGACCGACCCCGTCGCTGCGATGCTGACGCCGCGGCTGCCGTGGATGTACGCACACATGCAGCTCTCTGCGGTAATCGCCGTTGCCCTGCTCATCGCCGGAGTCGCGGCCTACTTCATCTGGCACAACCGCGACTCGACGGTCTGGCGAACCGCATTGATGATCGCGATCGTCGTTCTGATCGTTACCGCACCGCTCCAGGCGTTACAGGGCGATGCCTACGCGCGCCACGTCGAGGACACCCAGCCAGCGAAATTTGCCGCGATGGAGGCCCACTACGAGACACAGACGGGGGCCGATCTGCACATCATCGCGTTCCCGAACAGTCTCGACGGGCTCACTGATCCACGGGCGGAGAACCTCTGGACAATAAGTATCCCAGAGTTGGCCTCGGTGTTAACGGGTGGTGATGCAGAGACCGAGGTGACCGGCCTCAACGAGTTCGAGGATACACCCCCGGTAGCGGTGGTGTTCTGGTCGTTCCGGGTGATGGTCGGCCTGGGGGTCTGGTTTATCACCCTCTCGCTGTGGGCGGGCTATCGGGCCTATCGGGGACAGTTGACAGAGAGCAACCGGTTGCTGGCCGCGTTCATGCTGTCGACGCCGCTCGGGTTTATCGCGATGATCTCGGGGTGGTACACCACCGAAGTAGGCCGGCAACCGTGGATCGTACAGGACGTCCTGACGGTCGACGATGGAGTCTCGGAGACGCTCTCGACCTCGGAGGCACTCCTGTCATTTGTCGCCTTTTTCGTCGTGTTCACCGCGCTGTTCCTGATCTTCGTCTACGTGTTCTGGCGGATTATGGGCCGGGAACGCGAACGGATCGAGAGCGTCAGCGAGACGGACAGTCGCGACGCCGGGACGGCCACCGACGCCGACACGGCGCGACGTGACGACGAGGCTGCGCCGGAGGGTACCCACGAATGA
- a CDS encoding metalloprotease, translated as MAGVPTRTRRRELTFSTDEKRDLAIAWVALGVAFAIFIFLHMAGGAASVSGIFVLSMVTVGVGFILHELAHKVAAVRFGQAAEFRADYGMLFLAIMSAIIGFIFAAPGAVHHRGRITLAENGLIALAGPAVNLGLAAVFFPLVFAPVAFVEQVGRFGVFINVFLATFNMIPFGPLDGKTVYNWSKAVFLGVFAPCLLLTYLVFTRIGFGL; from the coding sequence ATGGCCGGCGTTCCAACCCGAACACGGCGACGCGAGTTGACGTTCAGTACCGACGAGAAACGCGATCTGGCAATCGCGTGGGTCGCGCTGGGCGTCGCCTTCGCGATCTTTATTTTCCTGCACATGGCGGGCGGCGCGGCGAGCGTCAGCGGGATCTTCGTCCTCTCGATGGTCACCGTCGGCGTCGGCTTCATCCTGCACGAACTCGCCCACAAGGTCGCCGCGGTCCGGTTTGGCCAGGCTGCCGAGTTCCGCGCCGACTACGGAATGTTGTTTCTCGCGATCATGAGCGCGATCATCGGCTTCATTTTCGCCGCGCCGGGCGCGGTACATCACCGCGGCCGGATCACGCTCGCCGAGAACGGCCTGATCGCGCTCGCCGGACCGGCGGTGAACCTCGGGCTCGCCGCCGTCTTCTTCCCCCTGGTGTTCGCCCCGGTCGCCTTTGTCGAGCAGGTGGGCCGCTTTGGCGTCTTCATCAACGTCTTCTTGGCGACGTTCAACATGATCCCCTTCGGCCCGCTGGATGGGAAGACGGTCTACAACTGGAGCAAGGCCGTCTTCCTCGGCGTGTTCGCACCGTGTCTCCTCTTGACCTACCTCGTCTTTACCCGGATCGGGTTCGGCCTCTGA
- a CDS encoding universal stress protein, which yields MDYLVATDGSAVSDTAIEHAARQAGLVDADLEIVHVLTPETELVDGQVVLPGEDAALEQGERILEQAETVAARAVTEADAAVQITTELLTGRPAESITTYADENGIEAIYVGHRGLSDKPDYVVGSVAKTVVDKTTVPVTIVK from the coding sequence ATGGACTATCTAGTTGCAACCGACGGCTCCGCAGTCAGCGACACGGCGATCGAACACGCGGCCAGGCAGGCCGGACTGGTCGACGCTGACCTCGAAATCGTCCACGTCCTGACGCCGGAGACCGAACTGGTCGACGGACAGGTCGTGTTGCCCGGCGAGGACGCCGCGCTCGAACAGGGCGAACGGATACTTGAGCAGGCGGAAACGGTTGCGGCACGGGCCGTCACCGAGGCGGACGCCGCAGTCCAGATCACGACCGAGCTGCTGACCGGCCGTCCCGCCGAGTCGATCACGACGTACGCCGACGAGAACGGAATCGAAGCTATCTACGTCGGTCATCGCGGCCTGTCTGACAAACCGGACTACGTCGTCGGGAGCGTCGCGAAGACGGTCGTTGACAAGACTACAGTCCCAGTGACCATCGTCAAATAG
- a CDS encoding DUF7344 domain-containing protein, with protein sequence MTTNTPSDSATAPPEELFGAVASEPRQVALRAIAATEDRPIELEHLAERVAGELHVGGATMTEAERVRIALHHNHLPKLEESGLIRYDEDGKTVDVAGNGLDRRVLELIEPTGMAD encoded by the coding sequence ATGACCACGAACACCCCCAGCGACAGTGCAACAGCACCGCCGGAGGAACTGTTCGGCGCAGTTGCCAGCGAACCCCGACAGGTAGCCCTCCGTGCTATCGCAGCGACAGAGGACCGACCCATCGAACTGGAGCATCTCGCCGAGCGTGTTGCGGGAGAGCTACACGTCGGCGGGGCGACCATGACCGAGGCAGAGCGCGTCCGAATCGCGCTCCATCACAACCATCTCCCGAAACTGGAGGAGTCGGGACTGATCCGGTACGACGAGGACGGCAAGACCGTCGATGTCGCGGGGAATGGACTGGATCGACGGGTTCTCGAACTGATCGAGCCGACCGGGATGGCCGACTGA
- a CDS encoding DUF7409 domain-containing protein, which yields MSEDTREDLEELRYIGPATAETLRAESVAAADIRDKRVSYQLLVDAGINAGVATKIRRWHSLPWTFGGEGSQLDNRSKNVRGLRDGERKWVAASTGSDATTDGSATDGDWSPAGSADGRTENRSRIRDGDWTPSGDIDDTDDSFTEDDWTSERGTSDGETTAETDGGGTAVAAESAWRERSKPDPITAVAGVTEDDAELLAEAGITSVRRLATADPEQVADLLDIEHERVEDWHSAATSMTP from the coding sequence GTGAGCGAGGATACACGAGAGGACCTAGAAGAGTTGCGCTATATCGGCCCTGCGACCGCCGAAACGCTGCGCGCCGAGAGCGTGGCGGCGGCCGATATCCGCGACAAGCGCGTCTCGTACCAGCTGCTCGTCGACGCGGGCATCAACGCGGGTGTCGCGACGAAGATCAGGCGCTGGCACTCGCTACCGTGGACGTTCGGCGGCGAGGGAAGCCAGCTCGACAATCGATCGAAGAACGTCCGTGGGCTTCGTGATGGGGAACGCAAGTGGGTCGCGGCGAGTACGGGGAGTGACGCTACAACTGATGGCTCCGCAACGGATGGCGATTGGTCGCCTGCCGGATCCGCGGATGGTCGCACCGAGAACCGGTCGAGGATTCGAGACGGCGACTGGACGCCGTCCGGAGATATCGACGATACTGACGACTCGTTCACCGAGGACGACTGGACGTCCGAACGCGGCACAAGCGACGGGGAGACAACCGCGGAGACGGATGGTGGAGGGACCGCCGTTGCCGCCGAGTCGGCATGGCGCGAACGGTCGAAGCCCGATCCCATCACCGCGGTTGCTGGTGTCACGGAAGACGACGCCGAACTGCTGGCCGAGGCCGGAATTACGTCGGTACGCCGGCTTGCCACCGCCGATCCCGAACAGGTAGCCGATCTACTCGACATCGAACACGAGCGCGTCGAGGACTGGCATTCGGCGGCAACATCGATGACTCCTTAG
- a CDS encoding cytochrome d ubiquinol oxidase subunit II: MTPLFVSLDEYLIGSLPELWFAVVMLALGLYVFLDGFDFGIGMLYATCETEAERDTLMAAFGPIWKANEVWLVGFGTFLIAAFPPVYARLLSEHYLLAIAILFALIARGVAPKLRDEREDATWQETCDRSFILGSLVSPLLLGTLVGSWVFGTGALSLPAVLTGVVVVALSLSTGAALLGLKTDGALRDRMARYGQGAVVGYLGAVVLLLTVAVALDAGAIRSVVASISGIAIVLTTIGLGVAAVVFAGRGADRAWFASTAGLALALLAVVISLLYPTIYPAAEMTVRDAVVSPIPLNVSTIIGLPVLVLVLGYFAYLYSVFAGPVDEHTFEGGY; the protein is encoded by the coding sequence ATGACGCCGCTGTTCGTCTCGCTGGACGAGTATCTCATCGGCTCGCTCCCCGAGTTGTGGTTCGCCGTCGTCATGCTCGCGCTGGGACTGTACGTCTTCCTCGACGGCTTCGACTTCGGGATCGGTATGCTGTATGCCACCTGTGAGACCGAGGCCGAACGCGACACACTGATGGCTGCCTTCGGCCCGATCTGGAAGGCGAACGAAGTATGGCTGGTCGGGTTTGGCACATTCTTGATCGCCGCGTTCCCACCGGTGTACGCCCGCTTGCTCAGCGAGCACTATCTGCTGGCGATCGCGATCCTGTTCGCGCTGATTGCGCGGGGTGTCGCGCCGAAGCTTCGTGACGAACGCGAAGACGCCACGTGGCAGGAGACCTGCGACCGATCGTTCATCCTCGGAAGTCTCGTCTCGCCACTCCTGCTCGGGACACTGGTGGGCAGCTGGGTCTTCGGCACCGGTGCGCTCTCCTTGCCCGCCGTCCTGACTGGCGTTGTCGTGGTTGCACTGTCGCTGAGCACTGGCGCAGCGCTCCTTGGTCTCAAGACCGACGGCGCGCTCCGGGATCGGATGGCACGGTACGGCCAGGGTGCCGTGGTCGGCTATCTGGGCGCAGTTGTACTGTTGCTCACCGTCGCCGTCGCGCTCGACGCCGGGGCGATCCGGTCGGTCGTTGCGTCGATCAGTGGCATTGCAATCGTCCTTACGACGATCGGGCTGGGCGTCGCTGCGGTCGTCTTTGCCGGTCGTGGCGCTGACCGCGCGTGGTTTGCCAGTACTGCTGGCCTCGCGCTCGCCCTGCTCGCGGTCGTAATTTCACTGCTGTATCCGACAATCTATCCGGCCGCCGAGATGACAGTCCGGGACGCCGTCGTCTCGCCAATCCCGCTCAACGTCTCGACGATCATCGGCCTGCCCGTGCTCGTACTCGTGCTTGGATATTTCGCCTATCTGTACTCCGTATTCGCCGGTCCCGTCGACGAGCATACCTTCGAGGGTGGGTACTGA
- a CDS encoding acyl-CoA thioesterase, which yields MPTNLLDSYIENREMVQPNHANSLETAHGGNVVKWMDEVGGMAAMRFAGETCVTARMDRVDFKRPIEVGDTALIESYVYAAGTSSVRVRVQTYRENPRTAETEQTADSYFIYVAIDDNRDTVEVPDLVVDSERGEQLRQEALAGENGDY from the coding sequence ATGCCGACGAACCTCCTCGATTCGTACATCGAGAACCGCGAGATGGTCCAGCCGAACCACGCAAACAGCCTCGAAACCGCCCACGGCGGCAACGTCGTCAAGTGGATGGACGAGGTGGGCGGGATGGCCGCGATGCGCTTTGCGGGCGAGACCTGCGTTACCGCCCGGATGGATCGGGTCGATTTCAAGCGGCCGATCGAGGTCGGGGATACGGCACTGATCGAATCCTACGTCTACGCGGCCGGAACGTCGAGCGTCCGCGTGCGTGTCCAGACCTATCGGGAGAACCCGCGTACTGCCGAGACAGAGCAGACAGCCGACTCCTACTTCATCTACGTGGCAATCGACGATAACCGAGATACCGTCGAAGTCCCCGACCTCGTCGTCGATTCGGAGCGTGGAGAACAGCTGCGACAGGAGGCACTGGCCGGTGAGAACGGCGACTACTAG
- a CDS encoding DUF6159 family protein: protein MATNTRAGGLGFFDRLKTGWTLTKDSVGVIRDHPKLMVFPLLAAISSIFFLVLFFVPMVLAEFIGGGLEYVVLFVLYFVTTFFSTYFSAALVYASNEAFHGREPGLRSSMSAINGRLGPIVVWSLISATVSIIFRILENSDSPVAAIMRSLFALGWSIMTFFIVPVIVFEEVSTTEMFKKSGGTFRDTWGETLGAGFGITGIVLLFGVGFIVVALALSAVVATALPGVGIVLAIVFVAVAITFSYLLSQTIWGIAKTALYVYAQEGVKPDQFDNFDFETLGGRTEQKANTGSPGGPTSGTFVDDD, encoded by the coding sequence ATGGCAACCAACACACGCGCCGGTGGACTGGGGTTTTTTGACCGCCTGAAGACCGGCTGGACGCTTACCAAAGACAGCGTCGGCGTGATCCGCGATCACCCGAAACTGATGGTCTTCCCATTGCTGGCGGCGATTTCGAGCATATTCTTCCTCGTGCTCTTTTTCGTCCCGATGGTGCTTGCGGAGTTCATCGGCGGCGGACTGGAGTACGTCGTCCTGTTCGTGCTGTACTTCGTGACGACCTTCTTTAGCACGTACTTCTCGGCGGCGCTGGTGTACGCCTCAAACGAGGCGTTTCACGGGCGCGAGCCGGGGCTCCGATCGAGTATGTCGGCGATCAACGGTCGGCTCGGACCGATCGTCGTCTGGTCGCTGATCTCCGCGACGGTCAGTATCATCTTCCGAATACTGGAGAATTCCGATAGTCCGGTTGCAGCCATCATGCGTTCGCTGTTCGCGCTCGGCTGGTCGATTATGACCTTCTTCATCGTCCCGGTGATCGTCTTCGAGGAGGTCTCGACGACGGAGATGTTCAAAAAGAGCGGCGGGACGTTCAGAGACACCTGGGGCGAGACGCTCGGGGCCGGGTTCGGGATCACGGGGATCGTCCTGCTGTTTGGCGTTGGCTTCATCGTGGTCGCACTGGCACTGTCTGCGGTCGTGGCGACTGCGCTCCCCGGCGTCGGTATCGTGCTTGCGATCGTCTTCGTCGCGGTCGCGATCACCTTCAGCTATCTTCTTAGCCAGACGATCTGGGGCATCGCAAAGACGGCACTGTACGTCTACGCACAGGAGGGTGTCAAGCCCGATCAGTTCGACAACTTCGACTTCGAGACGCTCGGGGGACGGACCGAACAGAAAGCAAACACGGGCAGTCCCGGCGGACCGACCTCGGGAACCTTCGTCGACGACGACTGA
- a CDS encoding class 1 fructose-bisphosphatase, producing the protein MKTVRTATATGQVRTSITDQVFETIAESTPELRDAIRGRRGKTESTNRSGERQRAADLWFDEVLAERLGNIDGVGTYASEERSDPVDVGDGLSVTVDPLDGSSNLDSNNLVGTVVGVYDGALPASGRDLVGAAFVVYGPTITMVSATAGTVTEYEVVHGELECQERDLELPPEPSVFGFGGGVDEWSDSFESYAEGIRENLKLRYGGALVGDVNQVLGYGGVFAYPALESRPAGKLRHQFEAAPIAYIVECAGGRSSDGRQSILEIEPGDLHERCPLHVGNKTLIDELERSLGT; encoded by the coding sequence ATGAAAACGGTACGAACAGCGACTGCGACGGGTCAGGTGCGGACGTCGATCACCGATCAGGTCTTCGAGACGATTGCCGAGAGCACGCCCGAACTGCGCGATGCAATTCGAGGGCGTCGTGGGAAAACTGAATCAACGAACAGGAGCGGTGAGCGCCAGCGCGCAGCCGATCTCTGGTTCGACGAAGTGCTCGCCGAACGGCTCGGCAACATCGACGGGGTGGGGACGTACGCGAGCGAAGAACGGTCGGATCCCGTCGATGTCGGCGACGGGTTAAGCGTCACCGTCGATCCACTCGATGGTTCCTCGAACCTCGACTCGAACAATCTCGTCGGGACGGTCGTCGGCGTCTACGATGGGGCGCTCCCGGCGAGCGGTCGAGATCTCGTCGGTGCGGCCTTCGTCGTCTATGGCCCGACGATCACGATGGTCTCGGCGACGGCCGGGACAGTCACCGAGTACGAGGTCGTCCACGGTGAGCTAGAGTGCCAGGAGCGAGATCTGGAACTCCCGCCCGAACCCAGCGTCTTCGGCTTCGGTGGGGGAGTCGACGAATGGTCCGACTCCTTCGAGTCGTACGCCGAGGGGATTCGTGAAAACCTGAAACTCCGGTATGGGGGTGCCCTGGTCGGCGATGTCAATCAGGTGCTGGGATACGGTGGCGTGTTCGCATATCCCGCACTCGAATCCAGACCCGCCGGTAAGCTTCGCCACCAGTTCGAGGCCGCGCCGATCGCCTATATCGTCGAATGCGCAGGGGGACGCTCTAGCGACGGCCGCCAGTCAATCCTCGAGATCGAACCGGGCGATTTACACGAGCGGTGTCCCCTGCACGTCGGTAACAAGACATTGATCGACGAACTCGAACGCTCGCTCGGCACGTAA
- a CDS encoding amphi-Trp domain-containing protein, with amino-acid sequence MAERTSSSETVSTEEMARYLRELADAFEDAETRISVGNKSVRVSPPEEVNYSIDVIERSALLRGDHETIEIEVSWKPATSGN; translated from the coding sequence ATGGCAGAACGAACGTCGAGTTCGGAGACGGTATCGACCGAGGAGATGGCACGGTACCTTCGAGAGCTCGCGGATGCCTTCGAGGATGCGGAGACGCGCATTTCGGTCGGAAACAAGTCCGTCAGAGTGTCGCCGCCCGAGGAGGTCAACTACTCGATCGACGTGATCGAACGTTCGGCGCTGCTCAGAGGAGATCACGAGACGATCGAGATCGAGGTGAGCTGGAAACCGGCAACGTCCGGGAACTAA
- a CDS encoding helix-turn-helix domain-containing protein: MSVIAEFRVPAGEFELGRILTVAGNASIELESLVPTGDATVPLFWVHDITRESFVERIEEHPTVNDATEVDVFEGRTLFTLDWDANQDHLFAGIGQYDGQLLSAVGTAETWKFELRFPEHELLTGFTDHCERAGISLEMTRIYNPTEPDAGPWYGLTEPQREAMELAIELGYYEIPRGCTTNELAAKLGISDQAVTERLRRAIVTLATHTLVPDEPG; this comes from the coding sequence ATGAGCGTAATTGCGGAGTTTCGAGTACCGGCGGGTGAGTTCGAACTCGGGCGTATTCTCACTGTCGCCGGCAACGCTTCTATCGAACTCGAAAGTCTCGTTCCGACCGGCGACGCGACCGTTCCCCTGTTCTGGGTCCACGATATCACTCGGGAGTCGTTTGTCGAACGGATCGAAGAACATCCGACCGTCAACGACGCGACCGAAGTGGACGTCTTCGAGGGGCGGACGCTGTTTACACTCGACTGGGACGCGAACCAGGACCACCTGTTTGCCGGAATCGGCCAGTACGATGGCCAGCTCCTGAGTGCCGTCGGCACGGCCGAGACCTGGAAGTTCGAGCTCCGATTTCCCGAACACGAGTTGCTCACTGGCTTTACGGACCATTGTGAGCGGGCGGGGATCTCACTGGAAATGACGCGCATCTACAATCCGACGGAGCCGGATGCCGGGCCGTGGTACGGGCTGACTGAGCCACAGCGGGAGGCGATGGAACTCGCAATCGAGCTGGGCTACTACGAGATCCCCCGTGGCTGTACCACGAACGAACTCGCCGCGAAACTCGGTATCTCCGATCAGGCCGTGACCGAACGGCTCCGCCGGGCGATCGTCACCCTGGCCACCCACACGCTCGTACCCGACGAACCAGGATAA
- a CDS encoding 3-hydroxyacyl-CoA dehydrogenase family protein: MHGALDRVERVGVVGAGQMGSGIAQVAATAGYDVVLRDIDPDLVEDGIDRIDDSLGRLVNRGDMTEADAAAARERIEGTTDLDNMESCDLVIEAVIEDIDIKQDVFSSLDDLLDEDAYLATNTSTLSITTIASATDRPEQVVGLHFMNPVPIMDGVEVVVGEKTNEATVEFAHTFAEDLGKETWEADDKPGFVTNRILIPWLNEGIRAYDEGVASKEDIDRGMTLGTNVPMGPLELADHIGLDVALHASETLHEELGDRYTPAYLLKRKVAAGDLGKKTGEGFYEYD, translated from the coding sequence ATGCACGGGGCTCTCGACAGGGTAGAGCGGGTCGGTGTCGTCGGTGCCGGACAGATGGGCAGTGGAATCGCACAGGTCGCTGCAACTGCGGGATACGACGTCGTACTCCGGGATATCGACCCCGACCTCGTCGAGGATGGAATCGACCGGATCGACGACAGTCTGGGTCGACTCGTGAATCGCGGCGACATGACGGAGGCCGATGCGGCGGCTGCCCGCGAACGGATCGAGGGGACCACTGACCTCGACAACATGGAGAGTTGCGATCTCGTTATCGAGGCGGTGATCGAAGATATCGACATCAAGCAGGACGTCTTCTCGTCGCTTGACGACCTGCTCGACGAGGATGCCTATCTCGCCACCAACACCAGCACCCTCTCGATCACGACGATCGCCAGCGCGACCGATAGACCGGAACAGGTCGTCGGTCTGCACTTCATGAACCCGGTCCCAATTATGGACGGCGTCGAGGTCGTCGTCGGCGAAAAGACGAATGAGGCGACGGTCGAGTTCGCCCATACCTTCGCCGAAGATCTCGGCAAGGAAACGTGGGAAGCCGACGACAAACCCGGCTTCGTCACGAACCGGATCCTCATCCCCTGGCTCAACGAGGGGATCCGCGCATACGACGAGGGTGTCGCCAGCAAGGAGGATATCGACCGCGGGATGACACTCGGTACCAACGTTCCGATGGGACCACTCGAACTCGCCGACCACATCGGGCTAGACGTCGCCCTGCACGCCTCGGAGACGCTCCATGAGGAACTGGGCGACCGATACACACCCGCCTATCTGCTCAAGCGAAAGGTTGCGGCGGGTGACCTCGGCAAGAAGACGGGCGAGGGATTCTACGAATACGATTGA